The stretch of DNA GTCCAGCGCGGCCTTGAGCGTCCTCAGCACCGCCGGGGAGTCGTCCTCCGGCGCGAAGGGAAGCACCGGTGACTGGATGCCCAGGCGCGCCGGGTAGTAACCCGCTTCCCCCAGCGCCTGCTGCAGCGCGTGGTGGCATTCCATCGCGCGCGCATCCTCTCCCTCGGCCTCCCGGTCATAGATGATCGCCACCACCAGATAGGCACACCGCGCCGAGACGCCCAGCACGCACAGGTTGGGCTCGAAGCCGAAGCGCAGCGGAATGGGCTCGGCGAGCGCCAGGGCTGTCTCCACATGGGAGGCCGCCATCGGCACCGCGCAGGACAGCCAGATGAAGCCGCACCCGTCACGCTCCGGCTCTGGCACCTCGGGCAGGGGCGTGCGCTTGCGCCAGTACATCATCCGCAGGTTGCGCGCCGAGGGTGGCTGCCGCAGCCGTCCTGGGCCCACCTCTTCCTCCCGCAGGAAGGTGAGGGAGGGCAGGGCGTCCTTCAACACGTGCTCCACCCGCTCTTGCGCGGCCCGGGCCTGGACTTCGCTCGGGGCCTCGAGCACGCAGTTCAGGTGCCAGGGGAAGACGTTCCACTCGGTGCGCAGCTTCTGGCGCTGCGTCTCGGGCAGCGGTGTGAGTTCCCGGGCCGCCTCCCACGGGTACTGGCCCAGCACGGAGAAGACCTTGTAGTCGTTCCACAGCGAGAAGGCCTCGCGCAGGGTGCCCTCCAGCCGCAACTGCCGCAGCCGCTCCACCACCGGGCCCAGCTGGAAGGGATCCTCGATGATGCCCGAGACCAGCCGGAGACAGGCCGCCCGCGGCGCCAGCCAGAAGGTCATCCGCGTCACGATGCCCAGGTTCGACTGGCTGAAGAGCCCATCCAGCGCGGGGCCCGCGCCCCAGCGCAGCACGGACGCCGCCTGGGCCTGGGGGTAGCGCCCGGGCCCGGTGCGCAGACACTCCCCGGTGGGCAGCACCACCTCCAGTCCACACACGTGCTGGAAGATGTCCCCATAGGGACCCATGCCATCCCCCCGCTCGAGCGCGTTGCCGATGAGGCTCGCCTGGGGCGGCCCTCCAATGGTGGCCAGCTGCAGCCGCGAGCCCTGCTCCTCCAGGAAGGCATGGGCCTGCGCGAACGTGACGCCCGGCTCCACGGTGAGGTACGCCAGCTCCTCGTTGAACTCGAGCACGCGGTTCATCCGGCTCAGCTCCACCAGCACCCCATTCTGGGCGGGCACCCGTGAGCCATAGCCCTGGTTGCGCCCGGCACTCAC from Stigmatella aurantiaca encodes:
- a CDS encoding FAD-binding oxidoreductase is translated as MDRLQEALEAWRQALGDEHVLADEATLARARTATFATTQTVAAVLRPGNAQEVRTCVQIAHQMRVPITPVSAGRNQGYGSRVPAQNGVLVELSRMNRVLEFNEELAYLTVEPGVTFAQAHAFLEEQGSRLQLATIGGPPQASLIGNALERGDGMGPYGDIFQHVCGLEVVLPTGECLRTGPGRYPQAQAASVLRWGAGPALDGLFSQSNLGIVTRMTFWLAPRAACLRLVSGIIEDPFQLGPVVERLRQLRLEGTLREAFSLWNDYKVFSVLGQYPWEAARELTPLPETQRQKLRTEWNVFPWHLNCVLEAPSEVQARAAQERVEHVLKDALPSLTFLREEEVGPGRLRQPPSARNLRMMYWRKRTPLPEVPEPERDGCGFIWLSCAVPMAASHVETALALAEPIPLRFGFEPNLCVLGVSARCAYLVVAIIYDREAEGEDARAMECHHALQQALGEAGYYPARLGIQSPVLPFAPEDDSPAVLRTLKAALDPHGILAPGRYLP